A single Agrococcus sp. ARC_14 DNA region contains:
- a CDS encoding DUF4097 family beta strand repeat-containing protein produces the protein MTIPTPTATNRPGRWISILVIVLGAIGIVYGVGSGVVRGFSSHAATSNGYTADAAGVEELRIDSSAAAFEIRFDDVDQARLDVTSDGGPTQEWRLSREGSTLEVDTDWRWHWFGFGVILGDRVGEERAVLTLPAALERQELGLDVQVASGSFETAGDWGTTAIDLSAGDVDLTGTAESLSIEVAAGEARIDVATTGAVDLDVSAGRVVGALTGEQPASIDARVSAGSIELTIPDGEYAVTEQVSAGDSEVRVVDDPSAASTIDVEVSAGHVSLRGDAQ, from the coding sequence ATGACCATCCCAACGCCCACCGCGACCAACCGGCCCGGCCGCTGGATCAGCATCCTCGTGATCGTGCTCGGCGCGATCGGCATCGTCTACGGCGTCGGCAGCGGCGTCGTGCGCGGCTTCTCCTCGCACGCCGCCACGAGCAACGGCTACACCGCCGATGCCGCCGGCGTGGAGGAGCTGCGAATCGACAGCTCCGCCGCAGCCTTCGAGATCCGCTTCGACGACGTCGACCAGGCACGGCTCGACGTCACGAGCGACGGCGGGCCGACCCAGGAGTGGCGGCTGAGCCGCGAGGGTTCGACCCTCGAGGTGGACACCGACTGGCGCTGGCACTGGTTCGGCTTCGGGGTGATCCTCGGCGACCGTGTCGGCGAGGAGCGCGCGGTGCTGACGCTGCCAGCCGCGCTCGAGCGGCAGGAGCTCGGCCTGGACGTGCAGGTCGCCTCCGGCAGCTTCGAGACGGCCGGCGACTGGGGCACGACCGCGATCGATCTCAGCGCAGGCGACGTCGACCTCACCGGCACCGCCGAATCGCTCTCGATCGAGGTCGCCGCGGGCGAGGCACGAATCGACGTCGCCACCACCGGTGCCGTCGACCTCGACGTCAGTGCCGGCCGCGTCGTCGGCGCGCTCACCGGCGAGCAGCCTGCCTCGATCGACGCCCGCGTCAGCGCCGGCAGCATCGAGCTGACGATCCCCGATGGCGAGTATGCCGTCACCGAGCAGGTCTCCGCCGGTGACTCCGAGGTGCGCGTCGTCGACGACCCGAGCGCCGCATCCACGATCGACGTCGAGGTCAGCGCCGGCCACGTGTCGCTCCGCGGCGACGCGCAGTAG
- a CDS encoding response regulator transcription factor, with protein MRILICEDSVLLREGIVRLLTDAGHDVVAQLPDATALEAAIAEHDPELAVLDVRMPPTRTNEGILAAIGIRSRGERPRVLVLSQYVEERYAADLIASGTAGFGYLLKDRVADVSDFLAAVEQVAAGGTVLDPEVVSQLLARRRRDSRMERLTPRERQVLALMAEGSSNQTIADRLYISAGSVEKHISAVFQKLELEPEDGNRRVLAVLAHLDAPASSDQPSAPDATGGTR; from the coding sequence GTGCGCATCCTGATCTGCGAGGACAGCGTCCTCCTCCGCGAGGGCATCGTGCGCCTCCTGACCGACGCAGGCCACGACGTGGTCGCGCAGCTGCCGGACGCCACCGCGCTCGAGGCTGCGATCGCGGAGCACGACCCGGAGCTCGCGGTGCTCGACGTGCGCATGCCGCCGACCCGCACGAACGAGGGCATCCTCGCCGCGATCGGCATCCGATCGCGGGGCGAGCGGCCGCGCGTGCTGGTGCTCTCGCAGTACGTCGAGGAGCGCTACGCCGCCGACCTCATCGCCAGCGGCACTGCCGGCTTCGGCTACCTGCTCAAGGATCGCGTCGCCGACGTCAGCGACTTCCTCGCCGCGGTCGAGCAGGTCGCCGCAGGCGGCACCGTGCTCGACCCTGAGGTCGTCAGCCAGCTGCTCGCACGCCGCCGCCGCGACAGCCGCATGGAGCGGCTCACCCCGCGCGAGCGCCAGGTGCTCGCGCTCATGGCGGAGGGCTCGTCCAACCAGACGATCGCCGACCGCCTCTACATCTCCGCCGGCAGTGTCGAGAAGCACATCTCGGCGGTCTTCCAGAAGCTCGAGCTCGAGCCAGAGGACGGCAACCGCCGTGTGCTCGCGGTGCTCGCCCATCTCGACGCACCCGCGTCTTCCGACCAGCCCAGCGCGCCCGACGCCACCGGCGGCACCCGATGA
- a CDS encoding histidine kinase, with translation MHRPWSLGPLLATVAHLALLGSIGIPILITIVTIVAVGIGTLLLLVGFLLVAFALLAMLGVAWFERERIAGLYGADVPKAVWRHSHRTDWLRVPHRLLRIAADGQHWRAILSFFLASLFGAFTLPLLTLVGIGIPLALAGLGESERVTVPLTDIPVPVEWAPLVGLLAFVAGLAGTIGLALAHRNITIGLLVPDDRARLEQEAQDERDRRHGAVRAADFDRTRIERDLHDGVQPRLVSIAMQLGMARDKIQSDPLAAQQLIEEAHASSKSAVTELRQLARGIHVAVLDDRGLDAAVSALAARSVIPVEVDARIEGRCSRDAETAVYFAIAEAITNAQKHARASRIRVAIRTRRLEGGSSSLWARVEDDGVGGAERQPGGGIDGLAHRVAGVGGTLTLTSPAGGPTAIEVDVPCAS, from the coding sequence ATGCACCGCCCATGGTCTCTCGGCCCCCTCCTCGCCACCGTCGCGCACCTCGCGCTGCTCGGCAGCATCGGCATCCCCATCCTCATCACGATCGTGACGATCGTGGCGGTCGGGATCGGCACGCTGCTGCTGCTGGTCGGCTTCCTGCTCGTCGCGTTCGCGCTGCTGGCGATGCTCGGCGTCGCCTGGTTCGAGCGGGAGCGCATCGCCGGCCTCTACGGCGCGGATGTGCCGAAGGCAGTCTGGCGGCACTCGCACCGCACCGACTGGCTGCGCGTGCCGCACCGGCTGCTGCGCATCGCGGCAGACGGGCAGCACTGGCGGGCGATCCTGAGCTTCTTCCTCGCGAGCCTGTTCGGCGCCTTCACGCTGCCGCTGCTGACGCTCGTCGGCATCGGCATCCCGCTGGCGCTCGCAGGGCTCGGCGAGAGCGAGCGCGTCACCGTGCCGCTGACCGACATCCCCGTGCCCGTCGAGTGGGCGCCGCTCGTCGGCCTGCTCGCCTTCGTCGCCGGCCTCGCGGGCACCATCGGCCTCGCGCTCGCGCACCGCAACATCACGATCGGGCTGCTCGTGCCCGACGACCGCGCCCGGCTGGAGCAGGAGGCGCAGGATGAGCGCGACCGTCGCCACGGCGCGGTGCGTGCCGCGGACTTCGACCGCACCCGCATCGAGCGCGACCTCCACGACGGGGTGCAGCCGCGACTGGTCTCCATCGCGATGCAGCTCGGGATGGCCCGCGACAAGATCCAGAGCGATCCCCTTGCCGCGCAGCAGCTGATCGAGGAGGCGCACGCCTCGTCGAAGTCGGCGGTCACCGAGCTCCGCCAGCTCGCCCGCGGCATCCACGTCGCCGTGCTCGACGACCGCGGCCTCGACGCCGCCGTCTCGGCGCTCGCGGCGCGCAGCGTGATCCCGGTCGAGGTCGACGCCCGCATCGAGGGCCGCTGCAGCCGGGACGCCGAGACCGCCGTGTACTTCGCGATCGCCGAGGCCATCACGAACGCCCAGAAGCACGCTCGTGCCAGCCGCATCCGCGTCGCCATCCGCACTCGCCGGCTGGAGGGCGGCAGCTCCTCCCTCTGGGCGCGCGTCGAGGATGACGGGGTCGGGGGTGCTGAGCGCCAGCCCGGCGGCGGCATCGACGGCCTCGCCCACCGCGTCGCCGGCGTCGGCGGCACCCTGACCCTGACCAGCCCCGCTGGGGGCCCGACTGCGATCGAGGTGGATGTCCCGTGCGCATCCTGA
- a CDS encoding aminotransferase class IV codes for MSTPLLALLDGSIVDVAHPIVRADDLGVVRGDGVFDATLVRRDADGTAHVRDRRAHLDRLERSAAILQLPAPDRAGYERAIDALVATWDFSAAPEALIRLVLTRGPESGGTPTAFALMAPLGASAAREREQGVSVTLLGRGHDGDEVAAMPWLLPGAKSLSYSINMAAKRHAVAHGFDDVVFVSPAGALLEGPTSTLVVDRGGQLQTPRQDGILASITLEHLMREAPAAGIVVSFASLTPDDLRSSDGAWLLSSGRLLARVTSVDGQPLPSSPLDETVRRLLDV; via the coding sequence ATGAGCACGCCCCTGCTCGCGCTGCTGGACGGCTCGATCGTCGATGTGGCGCACCCGATCGTGCGCGCCGACGACCTCGGCGTCGTGCGTGGCGACGGCGTGTTCGACGCGACCCTCGTGCGTCGGGACGCGGATGGCACAGCGCACGTGCGCGACCGTCGGGCGCACCTCGACCGACTCGAGCGATCTGCCGCGATCCTGCAGCTGCCGGCGCCCGATCGCGCCGGCTACGAGCGCGCGATCGACGCGCTCGTCGCGACCTGGGACTTCTCGGCGGCACCGGAGGCCCTGATCCGGCTGGTGCTGACCCGCGGGCCCGAGTCGGGCGGCACCCCGACGGCCTTCGCCCTCATGGCGCCGCTGGGCGCATCCGCAGCCCGCGAGCGCGAGCAGGGCGTCTCCGTCACGCTGCTCGGCCGCGGGCACGACGGCGACGAGGTGGCTGCCATGCCGTGGCTGCTGCCGGGCGCGAAGAGCCTCTCGTACTCGATCAACATGGCGGCGAAGCGGCATGCGGTCGCGCACGGCTTCGACGACGTGGTCTTCGTCTCTCCCGCAGGAGCGCTGCTCGAGGGCCCCACCTCGACGCTCGTCGTCGATCGCGGCGGGCAGCTGCAGACGCCGCGACAGGACGGCATCCTCGCCTCGATCACCCTCGAGCACCTCATGCGGGAGGCGCCGGCGGCCGGCATCGTCGTGTCGTTCGCATCCCTCACGCCCGACGACCTGCGGTCGAGCGACGGCGCGTGGCTGCTCTCCTCGGGCCGGCTGCTGGCACGCGTCACGAGCGTCGACGGGCAGCCGCTGCCGAGCTCTCCGCTCGACGAGACCGTGCGTCGGCTGCTCGACGTCTGA
- a CDS encoding TetR/AcrR family transcriptional regulator — protein MASRGPGRPRASSAATIHEAALELFLEHGFEAVSVDDIARRAGVSRGTVFSYCDSKADALWVGLDAAIALAGDAVATGEGDALRRLVDAIACAVEPWGTTPPAALRDAQAMGAVEALRDGAPARLQPLIDRAALALALERDALPESTDAAVAPVAIVAAACAALVAWTRTPARAAAATAVRAAIEPLAAASRMGNDPAL, from the coding sequence ATGGCATCGAGAGGACCGGGTCGGCCGCGCGCGTCGAGCGCCGCGACGATCCACGAGGCTGCGCTCGAGCTCTTCCTCGAGCACGGCTTCGAGGCGGTGAGCGTCGACGACATCGCTCGTCGCGCCGGCGTCTCGCGCGGCACCGTCTTCTCCTACTGCGACTCGAAGGCCGACGCCCTCTGGGTGGGGCTCGACGCGGCGATCGCGCTGGCCGGCGACGCTGTCGCCACCGGGGAGGGGGATGCGCTGCGCCGGCTCGTCGACGCCATCGCATGCGCGGTCGAGCCCTGGGGCACGACGCCGCCGGCCGCGCTGCGCGACGCGCAGGCGATGGGAGCGGTGGAGGCGCTGCGCGACGGCGCGCCCGCGCGCCTGCAGCCGCTCATCGACCGAGCTGCGCTCGCGCTGGCGCTGGAGCGCGATGCGCTGCCGGAGTCGACGGATGCGGCGGTGGCGCCGGTCGCGATCGTCGCCGCGGCATGCGCTGCGCTGGTCGCCTGGACGCGCACCCCCGCGCGCGCCGCAGCGGCGACGGCCGTGCGCGCCGCGATCGAGCCGCTCGCCGCAGCATCACGAATGGGCAACGATCCGGCGCTCTGA
- a CDS encoding MFS transporter, with amino-acid sequence MTTHTAPVPERPHTATRRVAAAATVGTALESYDFYTYSYFAAFFAGPFFFSSLGTTGALLASFATIGIAFVVRPIGAVLFGHLGDRMGRRSTLLITITLMGVATGLVGLLPTGEGWAMFGAVALVLLRIVQGLSLGGEWGGAVLLATEHSDARRRPFFASLPQLGSPIGSVAAGGLMLAMFFGLGPEAMAAWGWRIPFLLAIPLIAISLYLRWSIDETPVFKELAASGQREKNPVWAAIRTQPAAFGVAILVALLGIGSYSLMNTYTMGYGVTALGFDEMQLLTAATIGGLLQFVTVPFFGWLATRVGSARVVGLGAIGTLLIAFPVYWLLGDATFGVLVTLMIVGGILPTASWAALGGTMQELFRGRHAYSALSVAYALAAVLSGFIPYLTAELGVLTGGAWWHPGVVLAVLSALTLVGAVMAQRMRRFGDEDIDAAQAVTRELVPEPV; translated from the coding sequence GTGACCACCCATACTGCGCCCGTCCCAGAGCGGCCGCACACCGCGACCCGCCGGGTCGCCGCCGCCGCGACCGTCGGCACCGCGCTCGAGTCCTACGACTTCTACACCTACTCCTACTTCGCCGCGTTCTTCGCCGGCCCCTTCTTCTTCTCGTCGCTCGGCACCACGGGAGCGCTGCTCGCCTCGTTCGCGACCATCGGCATCGCGTTCGTCGTGCGCCCGATCGGCGCCGTGCTCTTCGGCCACCTCGGCGACCGCATGGGGCGCCGCTCGACGCTCCTCATCACGATCACGCTCATGGGCGTCGCGACCGGGCTCGTCGGCCTGCTGCCCACCGGCGAGGGCTGGGCCATGTTCGGGGCCGTCGCGCTCGTGCTGCTGCGCATCGTGCAGGGCCTCTCGCTCGGCGGCGAGTGGGGTGGCGCGGTGCTGCTCGCGACCGAGCACTCCGATGCCCGCAGACGACCCTTCTTCGCCTCCCTGCCGCAGCTCGGCTCCCCCATCGGCTCGGTCGCCGCCGGCGGGCTCATGCTCGCGATGTTCTTCGGCCTCGGCCCCGAGGCGATGGCGGCGTGGGGCTGGCGCATCCCGTTCCTGCTCGCCATCCCGCTCATCGCGATCTCGCTCTACCTGCGCTGGTCGATCGACGAGACGCCGGTGTTCAAGGAGCTCGCCGCATCCGGCCAGCGCGAGAAGAACCCCGTCTGGGCAGCCATCCGCACCCAGCCCGCCGCCTTCGGCGTCGCGATCCTGGTCGCGCTGCTGGGCATCGGCTCCTACTCGCTCATGAACACCTACACGATGGGCTACGGGGTCACGGCGCTCGGCTTCGACGAGATGCAGCTGCTCACCGCCGCGACCATCGGCGGGCTGCTGCAGTTCGTCACGGTGCCCTTCTTCGGCTGGCTCGCGACCCGCGTCGGCTCTGCCCGCGTCGTGGGGCTGGGCGCCATCGGCACGCTGCTGATCGCGTTCCCGGTCTACTGGCTGCTCGGCGACGCCACCTTCGGCGTGCTCGTCACGCTCATGATCGTGGGCGGCATCCTGCCCACCGCGTCGTGGGCCGCACTGGGCGGCACGATGCAGGAGCTCTTCCGCGGCCGTCACGCCTACTCGGCGCTCTCGGTCGCCTATGCGCTCGCCGCGGTGCTCTCGGGCTTCATCCCCTACCTGACGGCCGAGCTCGGCGTGCTGACGGGCGGCGCCTGGTGGCACCCCGGCGTCGTGCTCGCCGTGCTGTCGGCACTGACGCTCGTCGGCGCCGTGATGGCGCAGCGGATGCGTCGCTTCGGCGACGAGGACATCGACGCCGCGCAGGCGGTCACCCGGGAGCTCGTGCCCGAGCCGGTCTGA
- a CDS encoding YigZ family protein, which produces MAKSTIARHASAEMEISRSRFVATAHRIDSLDELAELVRTARRAHPDARHVCSAGVAGGNGEASRSNDDGEPGGTAGAPILSAIAGRDLTDVAVLVVRWFGGVKLGTGGLVRAYGGIAAQALDAAGRLERVPASELRGRLAMADAPRIEHALRTAGHQPVVDYSQAGSGTGDNGDAALRFTVDDAHLRAARALLAQLGVAHEARGGLMIERPPGASSAAGRIP; this is translated from the coding sequence ATGGCCAAGTCGACGATCGCGCGGCACGCGAGCGCCGAGATGGAGATATCGCGCTCGCGCTTCGTGGCGACTGCGCACCGCATCGACTCGCTCGACGAGCTCGCCGAGCTCGTGCGCACGGCGCGCCGCGCGCATCCGGACGCCCGCCACGTCTGCAGCGCCGGCGTCGCGGGCGGCAACGGCGAGGCGAGCCGGTCGAACGACGACGGCGAGCCTGGCGGCACCGCCGGCGCACCGATCCTGTCGGCCATCGCGGGCCGTGACCTCACGGATGTCGCGGTGCTGGTCGTGCGCTGGTTCGGCGGCGTCAAGCTCGGCACCGGCGGGCTCGTGCGTGCGTACGGCGGCATCGCCGCACAGGCGCTGGATGCGGCTGGCAGGCTCGAGCGCGTGCCCGCAAGCGAGCTGCGGGGCAGGCTGGCGATGGCCGACGCGCCCCGCATCGAGCACGCGCTGCGCACCGCCGGTCACCAGCCGGTGGTCGACTACAGCCAAGCCGGCAGCGGCACTGGCGACAACGGCGACGCCGCCCTGCGCTTCACGGTCGACGACGCTCACCTGCGCGCGGCGCGAGCGCTGCTCGCCCAGCTCGGCGTCGCCCACGAGGCACGTGGCGGTCTGATGATCGAGCGGCCGCCGGGGGCGTCGTCGGCCGCAGGCCGGATACCGTGA